GAAGGAGGTCTTCGGCCGCGACTACCGGTTCCTCGAGCGCGAGCAGCTCCTCACCTTCGAGGAGATCGAGCGGCTCGCCCGGATCTTCACCGCTCACGGCATGGAGAAGATCCGGGTGACCGGCGGTGAGCCCCTCCTGCGCCGCAACCTGGAGCGGTTGGTGGAAATGCTGGCGCGCATCCCGGGGCTTGACCTGACCCTCACGACCAACGGTTCCCTCCTGGCCAAGCAGGCGCAGGCGTTGAAAGATGCCGGGCTGCGACGGATCACGGTGAGCCTGGATTCGCTGGACAACGACGTCTTCACCGCCATGAACGACGTGGACTTCCCCGTGGATCGGGTCCTTGCTGGCATCGAGGCCGCCGCCGCCGCGGGCCTTGCGCCGATCAAGGTCAATATGCTCGTGAAGCGCGGCGTGAACGAGCAGAGCGTGGTTCCGATGGCCCGCACCTTCCGCGGGACCGGGAAGATCCTCCGCTTCATCGAGTACATGGACGTCGGCCACACCAACGGCTGGCGGATGGATGACGTCGTCCCGGCGGCCGAGATCATCGCCAGGATCAACGCCGAGATGCCGCTCGAGCCGGTCGAGCCGAGCTACCGCGGGGAGGTCGCCACCCGCTGGCGCTACCGGGACGGGAGCGGCGAGATCGGCGTCATCGCCTCGGTGACGCAGGCGTTCTGCCGGGACTGCACCCGCGCTCGGCTCTCGGCTGAGGGCTCGCTCTACACTTGCCTCTTCGCGACGAAGGGCCACGACCTGCGCGCGCTGCTGCGCGGTGGCGCCTCCGACGCCGCGATTGGCGGCGCCATCGCGGCCGTCTGGCGGGGGCGCGAAGACCGCTACTCAGAGATCCGCTCGTCCGAGACGGTCGGGCTGCACAAGATCGAGATGTCCTACATCGGCGGCTGAGGTCCCCGAAGCCCCCCGAGGGGCTGCGCGAGGCGCCCCCGAGGGTGGAGGAGGCCGCCGCCGCCGCGCCCGCGACGGCCGGGGCGCAGTAAGGGCGGCATGCCGGCGAGAGAAGAGGCCACCCTCATCATCGCCGCCAGCGAAGCGGACGCCAATCTCTACTATGCGACGCGCTTCCTGGCCCCGGATCCGTTCGTCTTCCTGGAGGTGGCCGGGGAGAAGGCTCTCCTCCTGAGCGACCTGGAAATTGATCGCGGGCGCCAGCAGGCGGCAGTCCAGACGGTTCTCCCCTTGAGCCGGTACGAGGAGGGGGCCCGCCGGGCCGGCGAGGGAATAGGGCTGGCGGCGGCGACGGCCCGGCTCCTGCGGGAGCGAGGCGTCCCGGCCGTGACCGTCCCGGCAAACTTCCCCCTCGGCCTGGCCGATGACTTGCGGGCTCGGGGGGTGACGGTCCGGGCGAAGCCCGACCCGTTCTACGAAGCCCGGACGGTGAAGACTGCGGAGGAGGTGGCGGCCATCAGCCACGCCCTGGCGACCACGGAGGGGGCGATGGACGTCGCCATCTCTGCCCTCCGGGCCGCCGAGATCCGGGACGGTCTGCTTATGCTGGAGGGGGAGATCCTGACCAGCGAGCGGGTCAGGCGAATGGTCGCGGCCTATCTCCTGG
The window above is part of the Candidatus Methylomirabilis sp. genome. Proteins encoded here:
- a CDS encoding Xaa-Pro peptidase family protein; translation: MPAREEATLIIAASEADANLYYATRFLAPDPFVFLEVAGEKALLLSDLEIDRGRQQAAVQTVLPLSRYEEGARRAGEGIGLAAATARLLRERGVPAVTVPANFPLGLADDLRARGVTVRAKPDPFYEARTVKTAEEVAAISHALATTEGAMDVAISALRAAEIRDGLLMLEGEILTSERVRRMVAAYLLERDYLAQHTIVAGGDQSCDPHEEGHGPLRAHAAIIIDIFPRSIATRYHGDLTRTVVRGEASAALRSQYAAVRAAQEEALASIGAGVEGREVHARVCSLFEARGYQTGEAGGRMQGFFHGTGHGLGLEIHEPPRVSKIPAVLQAGNVVTVEPGLYYPGVGGVRLEDVVLVTEGGCTNLVKYLKFLEI